TGGACGGCTTATCcaaaataaatgtaaatttatccagtccacatagtggatggatcatccaaaatggatgaagagttatcaagtccacaaagaGGACGGGTTatcaaaaagaaagataaaaatacGCCAAGTCAACATAGTGGACGGGTTATGCAAAATGATAACTAAATATCaacaagtccacacagtggacggatcatccaagaactAATAGTAAAATCCACAAAATGAACGGATTGCacgataaaaaataaaaaaccagcTGTTAACAAAATAAAGTTATCATCCAAGAGTCATACACTACCAAAATAAAGTTAAGAAAAGACAACGGTTGAAACCGaataaattgtttttgttcACTACAAAATTTACATCAGTCCTGAACTACGACGGTCTCTTCGGTAGCATCAGGACATTCTGGCAATGGCTAGCGTGTATCGGCTTCGGCGGTTTCTTTTTCAGCTTTGGTGACTGTCATCACCAGGACCTTCACCAAAAAGCTCCTCTGTCCCTTCAGAGTTGACGGGGCGAGCAGGGATCTGGGCCTCGGTGTCGATATTGATGTGAGCTAGGTCCAGATGAGGAAATGAGACCTTCACTTGACGGAGACAGTTGTCAAACCCGTCACTAAAGGAGGAGCCAAGCTCGGCCAGGAGGGAGTCAGAGTCGCGGTATTCTCTTACAGCTTCAACTTTCGCTTGACGAATGTTGTCGTCGTTAGATTTTACCGTCTCCCTCAGCAACTCCACCTCTTTCTCCAAGTTCTCATGGGCCTGCTCGGATAGTTTCAACTCCACCTTTTTTGCCTTTGCCCTAACCCGCTCAAGAGCTCTTTCGTGGGCAAGACAACAGTCCATCATACCTTTGGCCATAAGCACCCCCTGAATCAATGTCAGTAAGTTAGATTAAGGTATAAAGGAACAAGACGGAGTAAATATATGACAGATAATGACTTGAGTTAAGCTGAACAAGCATGTTTCCCCCATAGCCTCGGTAGCATGATTTTCGAGATCTTCATAGTCTTCATCCGTTATTATAGACCCGATCCGACGGAGAGCATACTGGGGATCTTCCCGAAGCAAGACGGGTGGCTTCTCCTTGACGGGGTCGGGATTAGTCATTAAACCCTTACCCTTGCCTATTCCCAGCTTGGGAGGCAGCCTTACCACGTCGGACCCCTGACCGGCAGGTAACCCCGTCACTAGCTTCTGTTTTTTACTGTGACGGTCCCACTTTTCAGTGGAAGGTCTCTTTGTGGCAGGGTGAAACGGATCCGTCTTAGGATGAGCATCACCGCCTTACTTATTCTTGGCTGCTTGTTGTTTGATAATAGCCCTTCTCCTTGCAtcgtccatttctgcaaaagaAGACAGTTAAAAAAGTTTCATAAGTGAAGTAACGACGGAAGGATTACAGAACTCACGTTTGCGTACTCCTGCGTCGTATCGACGAGCTGTAGTTGTGGGTTTAagaccgtcacaataccagtgcAGCATGTCTAAGGTGACGAGCTTTGACCAAGTCCTCTCTAACAACTTagttttttgaaagattttctCCAAAAAGCCGAACTGCTCTGTCGTAATGGGTGGACGGTCccttgctataaaaaaaaaacgctaagtataaatcaataaaaagaagatgtgATGGTTAAGAATAAGATGGGCTCATACCAAACGGGGGCATTATTCCCCAAGTTTTATCTACTGGCATGAAGTCGTCATCACCTGGACGACTCATCCAATTATCTCTTCGAAGGAAGAAGTATCGACCTTTCCAGTTGCGATTGGAGTCTGGGGTCTCGGATACTAGCCTAAGTACCGGACTCCTCAACACAAAGCTATACATGCCTTTCGATTTGGTAATCTCAGAcggacggtaacaatgaaaGAACTCTTCCACTGTTAATTGTCTTGCCCTATTGGACATCACACCGTACAAAATTTCAACACTCAGGAAAACCCTCCAAGCATTTGGTGATATCTGGGTGACAGCCAATCCTAGGTACTGAAGAAGTCGACGGTGTAAGGCACTCAGAGGAAAATGTAGGCTAGCTTTTAGCATCTGCTCGTAAACTCTGACGTCCTTAAGATCGTCGTAATAACATTTCTCTGATTTAAAGGGTAGACGAATTGGTATGGTGTCAGGTATTTGGTATTTTTGCCTTAGTGCGTTGAGGTGTGCTGGTTTGATGGAGGAAACGAAGTTGTTCACTGTCCACAAGGGGAGCAAGACGAATTCTCTAAATCCATCAGGGCCTATGACGGATTGGATCGGTGGATCGATACCATTTAGGTCGTCGTTCGAGTCATACTCTGACCTGTCCTCGTCctgcccttcatcttccacatggGAAGGAGAGTTGGCTGATGGTTCCCTCTCCTCGCTGGAGGTGTCTTGGTCTACTTAACCGGACGGGAACACCTCTTTGTAGCCCGCTCCCTCACGGACATAAGACTGACTACTTGACACCTCACTAGACATTTGACACCTACAGATGACGGGTAAAGAAAACCTAAGACTTTAGATCTGTACTGATGATGAACCAACAAGCAAAATCAAGAGCAGAAACTAAATAAAGAAGGTACTCACAGGTAGACAGTAGGTAAATGCGACAAATGAGCTCAGAGAACGCTGAATCTCTACCTCTAGATGCGACGGATCACACAATGTGGACGATTTCGCTCTGAACAGTAGAAAATTTTCTAAAGGGTAAAAATGAAAACGGTGGAtagtatatatagagggaacggcGCGGTAAACGAAGGGACGCATCAATTCCATCAAACAACCAGTAAAGTACCCCCACGTGTCCCTGGCGCATTTATGATAACATTCCAGCCTGTCCGTCAAAAACACACCTGTCAAGTGTCAAAAACACACCTGTCAAGTGTCAAAGCTAACCGTCATTCCATGAAACCGCAAAGGAAAGTTGACAGTCTCATGtaatgagggggcaactgaaggggaatAAAAGTGAGCTTGACGGATCTACCTGGTAAATATGACGACATAAGGATGATGGTATTTAACATGGCTAAGGAGGACGAATCCATAGTGGGTGGACGGGTATGATGCAGGTATCGTCCTTCCGAGATTATTTCCAAGAAATCTTAAATAAGGATTCACGCTATATAATTAGGGCTGATGTGGCCTTGCTTGGTCTCCACGTGAACATGCATAAAAAGAATTCTTGCATCGCACGTTTAGCCCTGATgggggtatccaaaaggaaagagttctaatcttagaaggaaaggacttcatAATCAAGGTGTGGATGCTAATCCTACACCACTATAAATACGCTGAACCCTTATAAATCAAGGTATGCATAATTAGCTCGACTTTGGAACTCTAGGGTGGtaaaaagattctaacttgacctttggaGGAGTTTTGGCCGGCTGCTCTTtgttaggtttttatttttttatttttttattttttattttttataggtgttgtttcgatttgAGAGTACTTGtaacttactggtgattttttcggtaTCATCGTCAACAAAGCAGAGgaacttcattttcattttgtgtaaGGCTGCTTCCATTTCCAAATACATTTAATATTATGAGTTACATCTGTAGTTAGTTGTGAACGATTGCTTTTCCAGAAATTAAGGTTGATCTTCTCTGTATTGATTCTTTGTAGTTATTATCTCTTGTCTCTGCCTTTTGATTTAGAGAACATTATTAATTCCCATTCCTTGTTTTAGTAATGCtttctttttcagttttagaaattatcttcttcttttttaaatataaataaaataacctaAAAGTTTGAAGGTTCTCTTGCTTCCAACAGTTCATCTATTCAGTAGACATTGATGGGAAAATTAAGGCTTGGTTAGGTGATCGCTTACGTCGACTACTTGACTGTCGTACATGGGGCCAATTTCGCAAGACCATGGCCTTCAGTGCTGACGGGAAAAGGTAGTAATGATGTTTTACTACTGATCTAACTGTTTATTTCTATCAAAAGTTCACAATGATCGTGCGATTGCTcatgtttcttttattgtgTGCATCTAAAGAAGGACCATCATACCTTTTGGAATTGGATGAACGTCAGGTTGTGCCATTTGATACAATGAAGAACCAGTTCCTGGCTACCGGTGACAATAGTTACCTCTTGACAACTACTGCTGCAGAGGTGGATTACCGATAATGCCCATGGACGCCCTTTTTCTAGATGTGCTTGGCAGTATTTTGAAGCTCTTATAATTTAACAGTCTTTACCTTGAATATCTTTTAGGCTGCTCCTTGCATTAGATTTAACAAGGAAGGGATACAGTTTGCTGTATCAACAAGTGAGAATGGAATCAAAATACTTGCAAATGCTGATTGTGTACGGCTTCTGCGTTCTATTGAAAATCAAGCTGTTGATACCTCTAGAGTGGCTCCTGCAACTATTGCAAAGGTACTActttcttttaacttttatagGAACTTGTACATGCTTCTTAATTAACATTGCTTATTTTTCAGGGACCTATAATTAGCACCTTTAGTGCTTCCTGTTCAACTGCTGGAACGAGCACTTGATATTAGTTGAAGTCCACAGAAACACTAAAGCTTTTGATTTTCAGAAGAATATTCTTATCAAAATTTCTGAAGAATATTTCAGGAGCTAAAATTCTTATTTCTTGTGCCTATCATACATTTTTTTGGTAGTCTGAGATATTGATGTCTATGCGTATGCTTAGTACAGATTTCTCGATCATAATTTTAGTCTCTTTTATGTATAATTGCAGCCGCAGGCGTAGTTTGtgttgaattattaaaaataaataataaagaaataactCAAACCCTTCACTTAATTGCTCCTTCCCTCAAATTTCCACTGAGAAGAAACATAGCTTGGAATCAGAAGCAACAGATTGAATGGAAAGGAGAGAGAAGCAGAGAATTGAAAGAGCAGAGACAGCAGAAaggagagagaggcagagaaaTTACACTGACGAGGATGACATTGGCATTAGCAATCTATCGGACTGTCTCCTTTGCCTCATCCTCTCCTTTCTCCCAATCTGGGACGCTATCGTCAAGAGCATTTTGTCATCCAGGCAGAGGCCTCTTTGGACTCTTGTCCCATACAACTCCTCCGATGACGTTGGAGAACGTTCAATGACCTTGCAGGTTTGAAAAATCTTACGCACGCTTATATATAAGCTTTGAAGTTGGACTATAACAATGTCCTCTAGGAAAACTTATGAGGCTAATAATCTCTATGTCACTTGATGATAGGTGTCGTTGGCGAATAATTATACTGCATCTGTAGACTGTGTGATCTGGAATCCTAATGGTGCGCTTTTTGGTATGCTACCTTGAGAGGATTtatttataactaaaaacatgATTTAAAGTCACAtttattgatttgattttttaacttttaatgggaggtagagtggaaATAGGGTTTGAACTCAAAACCACTTCTCCCAAAACCTTAAGTTATGAGGAACGAGTGAAATtaatcatttaaaatctattttgacatccaacaaataaaaaattctgcaaTTTATAACCAGATATAACAGATATGTGAATAATAACATAtcgcatttttatttttagcattttgagTTTCCTTTTCAACAATAGGACATTTTGTAAGGctattttacaattataaaaCAAGGAAGAAAAGGAGTATATTCTTGAGAAAAAATTTGTGTCTCTGATGATCTTTCCTGCTTTCCATTCAGGTTTTGCATATTCGAAACATATAGTGCAGATATATTCCTATCAAGGGGTAACGATTTGCGTAACCACCTGGAGGtttgtttatgtgtgtgtgtgtgtgtttgaataCTTATATAGTTTTT
The sequence above is drawn from the Castanea sativa cultivar Marrone di Chiusa Pesio chromosome 5, ASM4071231v1 genome and encodes:
- the LOC142634503 gene encoding topless-related protein 4-like isoform X2; amino-acid sequence: MKNQFLATGDNSYLLTTTAAEAAPCIRFNKEGIQFAVSTSENGIKILANADCVRLLRSIENQAVDTSRVAPATIAKGPIISTFSASCSTAGTST
- the LOC142634503 gene encoding putative F-box protein At1g67390 isoform X1 yields the protein MERREKQRIERAETAERRERQRNYTDEDDIGISNLSDCLLCLILSFLPIWDAIVKSILSSRQRPLWTLVPYNSSDDVGERSMTLQVSLANNYTASVDCVIWNPNGALFGFAYSKHIVQIYSYQGVTICVTTWRLTLMSVWLVILPFHIQVDNYAS